One window from the genome of Candidatus Beckwithbacteria bacterium encodes:
- a CDS encoding prepilin-type N-terminal cleavage/methylation domain-containing protein: MKKVCLRQRGFTFIEMLVVVTIIAVLTMVGIANFRVANQKARDGRRQGDLEQIRAALEMYRTDLKVYPTTGNLSLLTPSYIGTIPADPTTGRLYRYTSATGAIYTLCAALELGGTDTCSGNCGTGITCNYKISNPL, encoded by the coding sequence ATGAAAAAAGTTTGCCTACGCCAGCGGGGTTTTACTTTTATAGAAATGTTGGTAGTTGTGACGATTATTGCTGTATTAACCATGGTGGGTATTGCTAACTTCCGGGTAGCGAATCAAAAAGCCAGAGATGGCCGCAGGCAGGGAGATTTGGAACAAATCCGGGCGGCCTTAGAGATGTATCGGACTGACCTAAAAGTTTATCCAACTACAGGTAATTTAAGTTTATTAACACCCAGTTACATTGGCACAATACCAGCTGATCCGACTACTGGACGTTTGTATCGTTATACCAGCGCTACCGGGGCAATTTATACATTATGTGCGGCTTTGGAGTTGGGAGGCACAGATACTTGCAGTGGCAATTGCGGCACAGGAATAACCTGTAATTACAAGATTAGCAATCCCCTATGA
- a CDS encoding type II secretion system protein, with product MKLGLGFTLVELLVVVAISAVLFGGGLAAYRGIGDKQAVKQNGATFLSNLRSVQQKALASEKPTDCGTNPFKGYRVNTSHSSYYTVTAWCVGGVAKKIDLTDGVEFVDPFNIYFQVLKAEVLGAQTVTLSKGTTSYEVTIEQRGVISGELL from the coding sequence ATGAAGTTGGGGTTAGGGTTTACGTTGGTGGAGTTGCTGGTGGTGGTGGCTATTAGCGCGGTTCTTTTCGGCGGCGGGCTGGCGGCTTACCGGGGAATTGGAGATAAACAAGCGGTGAAGCAGAACGGAGCCACGTTTTTGTCTAATTTAAGATCGGTCCAACAGAAAGCCTTGGCTTCGGAAAAACCGACGGACTGCGGTACAAATCCATTCAAGGGTTATAGGGTTAACACTAGCCATTCATCCTATTATACAGTGACGGCTTGGTGTGTAGGCGGGGTAGCAAAAAAAATTGATTTGACAGACGGGGTTGAGTTTGTAGACCCGTTTAATATTTATTTTCAGGTGCTAAAAGCAGAGGTTCTAGGGGCGCAGACGGTTACTTTATCCAAAGGCACTACCAGTTATGAAGTAACTATTGAACAAAGAGGGGTGATCAGCGGTGAACTACTTTAA
- a CDS encoding type II secretion system protein, which produces MGKIKGKGFTLIEVLTVSGIMVLFSITLVAILLGAFRGGGKAQILQQLHEDGDFALKAITREVRRADKIACGAGNLTLTMPYGGTPILYKLLSDRVASGSAFLTGTLGEVSGLTFSCINGSGGNQIVTIKFTLTVGDTSSQVQEKFSQNFATSVATRQK; this is translated from the coding sequence ATGGGAAAGATAAAAGGAAAAGGTTTTACACTGATTGAGGTATTAACCGTTTCGGGAATAATGGTTTTGTTCAGCATTACTTTAGTGGCGATATTATTGGGGGCATTCCGAGGCGGCGGCAAGGCCCAAATATTGCAGCAATTACATGAGGATGGTGATTTTGCCCTCAAGGCAATAACCAGAGAAGTGAGAAGGGCAGATAAGATAGCGTGCGGGGCTGGGAATTTAACGTTAACAATGCCGTATGGAGGCACACCGATTTTATATAAATTGCTTAGTGATAGAGTGGCTTCAGGCAGCGCGTTTTTAACCGGAACATTGGGAGAGGTTTCCGGGCTGACATTTTCCTGCATAAACGGCAGTGGCGGTAACCAGATTGTGACCATCAAATTTACTTTAACTGTCGGAGATACGTCATCCCAAGTTCAAGAAAAATTCAGCCAAAATTTTGCCACTTCGGTGGCTACTAGGCAAAAATAA
- the pilM gene encoding type IV pilus assembly protein PilM has protein sequence MKNWFGLDIGSNQVKVLQAEKVSQGFRVARMAAVPLKADGLTEAIKTAIKEAKIKASSEVNVALAESEVFTRIIEAPKLSEMELASSIRYEAEQYIPIALSEVELFHQILPIDEIKSDKSMKVLLIAVPKTRIQQLMQIFDQADLIPGGLETELFSLKRILGDEKKVQILTSFGYKTTDLMVLNHNIPSFTYSANVGGMALTKSLVNELSLSFEQAEEYKKTYGLREDLLEGKVAKILQPFIEEIIEQIKKAMIYLQQQGYNKPPNELILAGGGAMLAGLSGFLAAKLNIEVVIADPFKNFLHDEDFKKKFPYENSSQWATVTGLALKGWL, from the coding sequence ATGAAAAATTGGTTTGGCTTAGACATCGGGTCTAATCAAGTTAAAGTTTTACAAGCGGAAAAAGTCAGTCAAGGATTTAGAGTTGCCCGGATGGCAGCGGTGCCGCTTAAGGCCGATGGGTTAACCGAGGCGATTAAAACAGCTATCAAGGAAGCAAAAATAAAAGCTTCAAGCGAAGTCAATGTTGCTTTAGCGGAAAGTGAAGTTTTTACCAGAATTATTGAGGCGCCGAAACTATCAGAAATGGAGTTGGCATCTTCAATCCGGTATGAAGCGGAACAATATATCCCCATTGCTTTATCAGAGGTGGAGTTATTTCATCAGATTTTACCGATTGATGAAATTAAGAGTGATAAATCGATGAAGGTGTTATTGATTGCCGTACCAAAAACCCGAATTCAACAATTAATGCAAATCTTTGATCAGGCGGATTTGATTCCCGGTGGCCTAGAAACAGAGCTTTTTAGCTTGAAACGGATTTTAGGCGATGAAAAGAAAGTTCAGATTTTAACCAGCTTCGGCTATAAAACCACCGACCTAATGGTGTTGAATCATAACATCCCCAGCTTTACTTACTCAGCTAATGTCGGCGGGATGGCTTTAACTAAGAGTTTAGTTAATGAATTATCTTTATCTTTTGAACAGGCGGAGGAATATAAAAAAACTTACGGATTAAGGGAAGATTTACTGGAAGGAAAGGTGGCTAAAATTTTACAACCTTTTATTGAAGAAATTATTGAGCAAATTAAAAAGGCGATGATTTATTTGCAACAACAGGGTTATAATAAACCTCCGAATGAACTCATTTTGGCCGGCGGCGGAGCCATGCTGGCCGGACTAAGTGGTTTTTTAGCCGCTAAATTGAACATAGAAGTGGTGATCGCTGATCCTTTTAAGAATTTTCTTCATGACGAAGATTTTAAAAAGAAGTTTCCCTATGAAAATAGCTCTCAGTGGGCAACAGTAACAGGGTTAGCTTTAAAAGGGTGGCTATAA
- a CDS encoding KH domain-containing protein produces the protein MLNLVKFLVTNLVDKPKAVNVTEDIDESGVHLITITVDPSDMGKVIGKGGKIINSIRELTKVKAIKQGLKVKVSLQDPLQTDQLSRSEPPVELPEIE, from the coding sequence ATGCTTAATTTAGTCAAATTCCTGGTAACGAATCTTGTCGATAAACCTAAAGCTGTCAATGTTACGGAAGATATTGATGAATCCGGCGTTCACCTGATTACCATCACTGTCGATCCTAGCGATATGGGTAAGGTAATCGGCAAAGGCGGCAAAATCATCAATAGTATCCGGGAACTAACCAAAGTTAAAGCCATCAAACAAGGATTAAAAGTCAAAGTTAGTCTCCAAGACCCGCTGCAAACAGATCAACTTTCCCGGTCTGAGCCACCGGTAGAATTACCGGAAATTGAGTAA
- the rpsP gene encoding 30S ribosomal protein S16, whose product MLKLKLTRTGKKNYATYKIVVNEKRSKRDGQYLDLIGTYNPNTHPHTIKIDLKKVNYWIAHGAKPTATVSRLIKTHA is encoded by the coding sequence ATGCTTAAACTTAAACTAACCCGTACCGGCAAAAAAAATTACGCCACTTATAAAATTGTGGTCAACGAAAAAAGAAGCAAACGCGACGGTCAATATCTGGATTTAATCGGCACTTATAACCCTAATACTCATCCCCATACAATTAAAATTGATTTAAAAAAAGTTAATTACTGGATTGCTCATGGCGCTAAACCCACGGCTACCGTCAGCCGCCTAATTAAAACCCATGCTTAA
- the rnc gene encoding ribonuclease III, producing the protein MIQFKNPFLLTTALTHRSAINEKQGSKISNERLEFLGDAVLELIVSDYLYHQYPHLPEGQLTSKRAQIVQTKTLAAAAKNQNLGSQLILSRGEKKAGGDKNPSLLANVFEALIGAIYLDQGLTAVKKFIQEQLINQFSHLSETLEIADFKSQLQEKWQKQFKIAPHYKLVKTSGPDHNRIFTVQVYCKQKLAGVGQGKSKQEAQQHAAKSAIISLCLNLN; encoded by the coding sequence ATGATTCAGTTTAAAAACCCTTTTTTATTAACCACCGCCCTGACTCATCGCTCGGCTATAAACGAAAAACAAGGCAGTAAGATTTCCAATGAAAGATTGGAATTTTTAGGCGACGCTGTTTTGGAATTAATTGTGTCTGATTACCTTTATCATCAATACCCCCACCTTCCCGAAGGTCAATTAACCAGTAAACGGGCCCAAATTGTTCAGACAAAAACATTAGCTGCCGCCGCCAAAAACCAGAATCTTGGCAGTCAATTAATTCTTTCCCGTGGGGAGAAAAAAGCCGGTGGTGATAAAAACCCTTCGCTTTTAGCCAACGTTTTTGAAGCTCTTATTGGCGCTATTTATCTTGATCAAGGACTTACTGCCGTTAAGAAATTTATTCAAGAACAACTTATTAACCAGTTTTCCCATCTTTCTGAAACATTAGAAATTGCCGATTTTAAAAGCCAACTTCAGGAAAAATGGCAAAAGCAATTCAAAATTGCCCCGCATTATAAATTAGTTAAAACTTCCGGGCCGGACCATAATCGGATTTTTACCGTCCAAGTTTATTGTAAACAAAAATTGGCCGGCGTTGGTCAGGGCAAATCCAAACAAGAAGCCCAACAGCATGCCGCTAAATCTGCTATAATTTCCCTATGCTTAAACTTAAACTAA
- the nusB gene encoding transcription antitermination factor NusB: protein MKSVSDPRHLKRIKSFKRLFSSIFRNEKFNTEIDKIISLNAPDWPINKLNKVDLAILRLAVKEMKAGITPPKVVIDEAIELAKTYGSETTPKFINGVLGAIIKK, encoded by the coding sequence ATGAAATCAGTTTCTGACCCCCGCCACCTTAAACGAATTAAATCATTTAAAAGACTTTTTTCTTCGATCTTCCGTAATGAAAAATTCAATACAGAAATAGACAAAATCATCAGTCTAAATGCCCCTGATTGGCCGATTAATAAATTAAATAAAGTTGATTTGGCTATCTTAAGATTAGCGGTTAAAGAAATGAAGGCCGGCATTACCCCGCCAAAGGTGGTGATAGATGAAGCAATTGAGTTAGCTAAAACTTATGGCAGTGAAACTACTCCTAAATTTATTAATGGCGTTTTAGGCGCCATCATTAAAAAATGA
- the rpmF gene encoding 50S ribosomal protein L32: MHMPPQPKRKISTRRQGKRRAAIHLTKPTLVPCPHCHQQKPPHVLCPNCRQY; the protein is encoded by the coding sequence ATTCATATGCCACCGCAGCCTAAAAGAAAAATTTCTACTCGCCGTCAGGGAAAACGCCGGGCAGCTATTCATTTAACTAAACCTACCCTTGTCCCTTGCCCTCATTGCCATCAACAAAAACCTCCTCACGTCTTGTGTCCCAATTGCCGTCAATATTGA
- a CDS encoding ATP-dependent DNA helicase RecG: MPQLTLDTLIDQLFLIGPVYAHKLKRLNISSVEGLLHHYPFRYEDLSQAKIGIIVSSRNLYTRFGKTVQKIIVKTNDGNQEITYFNQPFLIKTLTLGTKIRFSGNDYEIIKEGQELIHTGRLVAIYPETVGVSSKWLRSRIHYLLKQIKIADWLPLDIQKKYCLIDLNSALHQLHFPKNQGQIDDAVKRLSFNEMFLLQLEALERKKTWQEKKLSYQFKIDQEKILNLISSLPFSLTSAQNRCLKEILADLNKDRPMNRLLQGEVGSGKTVLAAIAMFAAYLNGYQSVLMAPTEILANQHYQTLKTVFADTGIKIQLVTSSTKSPRSALRAPHILVGTHALLFRKISKQIGLLVIDEQHRFGVRQRSQILTENKITPHLLTMTATPIPRTFALTVYADLDLSLLDEMPIGRKTVKTWVVPPEKRLDAYHWIAKEITTNHTQAFIVCPLIDPSEKETMKDIKAVSLEFNQLKSVFNNLKLGLLHGRLKNKEKTKLLEKFKKNKINILVATPVIEVGIDFPNATIILIENAERFGLAQLHQLRGRVGRSQKDSYCLIFSQSQSAFTRLKYLETNFSGLKLAELDLKLRGPGDLYGLKQHGFFDLKFASLTETDLIERTKNAVSNLKNLTPLLKKELEKHKINSYATAA, from the coding sequence ATGCCTCAACTCACCCTCGATACCCTAATCGATCAACTCTTCCTGATCGGTCCGGTTTATGCCCATAAACTAAAAAGATTAAATATTAGTTCTGTCGAAGGCCTGCTTCATCACTATCCTTTCCGTTATGAAGACTTGAGCCAAGCTAAAATTGGAATCATTGTCAGCAGCCGCAATCTCTACACTCGGTTTGGCAAAACAGTTCAAAAAATTATTGTTAAAACTAACGACGGTAATCAAGAAATTACCTATTTCAATCAACCTTTTCTTATTAAAACACTTACACTAGGAACTAAAATCCGTTTCAGCGGCAACGACTACGAAATAATTAAAGAGGGGCAAGAATTGATTCATACTGGCCGTCTCGTAGCGATTTATCCAGAAACCGTCGGTGTTTCTTCCAAGTGGCTCCGTTCTCGCATTCATTATCTTTTAAAACAAATAAAAATTGCTGACTGGCTGCCTTTAGACATTCAAAAAAAATATTGCTTAATTGATTTAAATTCTGCCCTGCATCAGCTTCACTTTCCTAAAAATCAAGGGCAAATTGACGACGCCGTCAAACGCTTAAGCTTTAACGAAATGTTTTTATTACAACTTGAGGCTCTGGAAAGAAAAAAAACTTGGCAGGAAAAAAAGTTATCCTACCAATTTAAAATTGATCAGGAAAAGATTTTAAACCTAATTAGCTCTTTGCCATTTTCGTTAACTTCCGCCCAAAACCGCTGCTTAAAAGAAATTCTGGCTGATTTAAATAAAGACCGGCCGATGAACCGTTTATTACAAGGAGAAGTTGGTTCAGGTAAAACCGTTTTGGCGGCCATTGCTATGTTTGCTGCCTATTTAAACGGCTACCAATCAGTCCTGATGGCCCCAACAGAAATACTAGCCAATCAACACTATCAAACTTTAAAAACAGTTTTTGCTGACACCGGTATTAAAATTCAATTAGTCACTTCCTCAACAAAATCTCCGCGCTCCGCGCTCCGCGCTCCGCACATCTTAGTCGGTACCCATGCCCTTTTATTCAGAAAAATTTCCAAACAAATCGGCCTGTTGGTAATTGATGAACAACATCGGTTCGGCGTCCGTCAACGCTCACAAATTCTGACAGAAAATAAAATTACTCCGCATCTATTAACTATGACCGCCACCCCAATTCCCCGAACCTTCGCCTTAACGGTCTATGCTGATTTGGATTTATCCCTCCTTGATGAAATGCCTATCGGCAGGAAAACAGTAAAAACGTGGGTTGTCCCTCCTGAAAAACGGTTAGATGCTTATCATTGGATTGCCAAAGAAATAACTACTAATCACACCCAAGCCTTTATTGTTTGTCCACTGATTGACCCCTCGGAAAAAGAAACAATGAAAGACATTAAGGCCGTTTCGCTCGAGTTTAATCAATTAAAGTCTGTCTTTAATAATTTAAAGTTAGGCTTACTTCACGGCCGCCTTAAAAATAAAGAAAAAACCAAACTTCTTGAGAAATTTAAGAAAAATAAAATTAATATTTTAGTGGCCACGCCAGTCATTGAAGTTGGGATTGATTTTCCTAATGCCACCATTATTTTAATTGAAAACGCGGAGAGATTTGGTTTAGCCCAATTACATCAACTCCGCGGTCGCGTCGGCCGCAGCCAAAAAGATTCTTATTGTCTTATTTTTAGTCAAAGCCAATCTGCCTTTACCCGTTTAAAATATCTCGAAACTAACTTTTCCGGACTTAAATTAGCCGAACTAGATCTAAAGCTACGCGGTCCTGGCGATTTATATGGCTTAAAGCAACATGGTTTTTTTGATTTAAAATTTGCTTCATTAACTGAGACAGATTTAATCGAAAGAACCAAGAACGCCGTTTCGAATTTAAAAAATCTAACTCCGCTCTTGAAAAAAGAACTAGAAAAGCATAAAATAAATTCATATGCCACCGCAGCCTAA